In Euphorbia lathyris chromosome 2, ddEupLath1.1, whole genome shotgun sequence, the sequence aaaattctagactccaattcataaatcataaaccctagaaaatatattttagacttctaatttataatttataatccttaaaatatattaaaagtattgattttactagtttaatATAATACAAACTTATGATTTGATATAGtcgtaaatagtttttaaaatatgaatttctgtataAGTAATTTGGCATGCTAATACTTCACTTCCTTAATTTGACAAGTGGGCTACGTATCCACCCACGGCAAGTAAAGTATCCACGTCAACAACTTTCCCATATGTGTGGACAATTAGGCCCACGTCTTCCTTTCAAAACTTTTTCATAAACTTATCATCGACGTGGACCATTAAATATCCTCTGCTCATCACACTATATATTCTCCCTCACCTATTCTTAATCAGTATCTCCAATTAGTATTTGCTAAGCTTTTAAGTTTACTTTACACCACTATCTTGTACAACTTCAATTTCATTAAATTCACAATGGCCGGAGCTACTTCAGCTATTCTCAGCAGCCCAGTCATGCGTACAGTATCTAACAGAGGCAGTGTTAGTCAATTCCTTGCAGCCCCTTGCAGACCCAGAATTGTTAGATTTTCCAGTTCTGTTAGATGCATGGCTGAGGTAACATTTGAGCTTTCTCAAACTTCTatttcataatctaattattacttatttaagattttaattaaatttgctATTTTAATGTGCAGGGCGACCAAGTAGAGAAGCAGAAGCCATTAGAATCTGTTTCCACACCTCCCAATTTGAAATCTACTCCTACTCCTACTCCTACTCCTACACCCAAGCCCAAGGCTAAGGTAATTCATCAAAACTCTTTTGAGTACAGTTTTGTTATTCATATACTTCACTAGGCAAAGAGCATTCTAAAATCTCTAATTATTTTAATGTTGTGCAGATGAGCACAAAGTTCTCAGACATATTGGCATTTAGTGGACCAGCTCCTGAGAGGATCAATGGCAGATTAGCTATGATAGGTTTTGTAGCTGCTGTTGCAGTTGAATTATCCAGCGGCCACGATTTATTCAGTCAGGTATCAGATGGTGGAGTCACATGGTTCATAGGATCAAGTGTATTGCTCTCACTTGCATCTTTGATACCATTGTTGAAAGGAGTGAGTGTTGAATCTAAATCAGATGGCTTCATGACTTCTGATGCTGAGCTTTGGAATGGAAGACTAGCCATGTTGGGACTGGTTGCTCTTGCGTTTACAGAGTATGTCAAGGGTGGTGCTTTTATCTGATTTCAGTTTTGTATATAGAAGACTATAGCAAGTATTTTTGTTAATGATTTCTCCAATTTACATAAAATCACAATGTAATAGTTGATACAGATGTAAACACTGTTGTTAAATTTATGGGAAATGACCAAATTTTGCATGTCTAATAAGTGCCAGGTTGATAAGGAAAATATGTACCCAATCAAGTATTAACATCTACTCACCAGAACTATTGTCAAGAAGCTAAAATAGTATTTTGTAGGGTTGGAAAGAAATTGGTATTTTCTATTCTTATCCTTCAACCTAACAAACAgctttcattttttcttttgaaaattttgaacggaattaaatctaaattttttgaAACATGTTACTTACAGAGACCAATTGCTTACTGACTGGGGCAACCCAACATTAGTTGGTAAGACAATTACTAAAAAAACAATACATCAAGTCTTAATGTATTAAATATCACTTCATCATTTTTAAAATCCatttaataaatttaagtttattttattttaactatAATAGTTAAATTCTACAACCATTCAATCATAAGGGATTTACCAATCATAAAAAttccaccaattaattaaattctattgtattattttttttaatttaaaaattaaaaatatatacataaaaatagtTAAAGAGCTCAATCAACTACCTAATATTTATTGAATGGTCGATAaatgtttaatatattaaactCACTCCAATGATAGAGTTTAATAAAGAGATATAATATTCATTATATCCCATTAGAAAAGTTCTAACTCAGTCAGAATTGGATAAATAAATTTACtagttaaaaatatataaatataccaGTTGTTAAACATCCCATATCCATTATGTAATTATAAAACTCACTTTATATATTTAAGACAATTTAAAGTGCAGGTGGAACAAACAATTTGAAGTCTTCTTCAGGATAAAGTAaacattttaattataaaactcACTTGATATAtttaaaacaatttaaaatgTCTTTTCGGAGGTTTCTCTACTTCCTTTTCTCCTCCTATTTAGTTTTTCatattaaaagaataaaagTTTGATTAGAGAATTGCTTGCCtattatatatgaaaattagtttttttcccAATGCAGGAACCCGCATGGTTTGagcattaaaaaaaatgtgcTAAATAGCCTACCTATCtaattaaaaatatgtaaatTATCCCACATCTAATTAAGAAGTTATATgggtgaaaaaaaaatgtgttaaaTATTCCACAGTTTTAATTGAGAAGCTATTTGACTCTGTATATAAAGAGCATACTCTTTAAAGTTACTCTTTGGAGCGAGTTGTGCTTTCATTTACACTAATAACCTAATTATCTAGGACGTATACACAATATGCTCATCTGCAAGTACTCAACGAAACAATAGAACAGTTAGTATAAACAGCTTTTGCCCACACAAAATAATTGTAAAAGTGTTTATTACCCTCACAACTATACAACGAAAACTGGCATTGCCGTCCTCTCTTATTCATTATTACATTGTGTTACACTCAATTGTATGGGCAGCAATCCTTCACCGTTTCTCCGAGCATATGAACATGAAAGAATGAAACAAATACACCCTTTTCTACCACATATATTTACAAAATGGTTAATTATAAACATCTACACAGAAATCCATTATGCTGAACTCACTACACATCAAGCTGCACATGCTTATTCAACTCCGCAACTTCATGCTTTTCCACACCTCCATGATCATTTAGTTTCTGCAGCAAATCACAGTTACTGTTCAGAATTAACATGCCAGACATGTGACGACTGATTCAAATAATTGAGATCGCAGTTGATGAAGTTTAGCTTTCTTGGTAATCCAAGAAGTAATTCAAGTATGAGCCATAAGGTTAAATGGACCAATCTCACGAAGCCCCAAAAGAGAGAAACAAATGGATTACACGATGAAAATCGGctaaataatcaaaacagatGTCTTAGCAATTAACAAACAAGATCGCGCTCAGTTCTTTCTAGGGGTGAATTACATTCATAGCCCCTAAAATTATAACGTTACTAACATTATTGCCTTTAAACTTTATTTCGTGATATAAAAATCCTAAAACATCACATTATTGTGTATTGTATGGATATATTAGTACAATAACACCATAAATAAGACAACTTAATGACCTTGTTAATGGGTCTGCCTAATTCTTACACCACATCCTTTAAGAAATGGATGGAGTATTTCTCTTCTAAAACTCTACTTTCCATGCAAAAGTTTTCGTTCTTCTTAACTATGTTATTATTTCAATCAAGCGGAGTAGTGTATATAAAGGCAAATTTAAGAAAAAGTTATCAAAACatcatataaaaataaacaaattgtAAACCTAAAAAgtcataaattacaaaactgagtAACTTGTACCAAACTCTAAAGCAGATCTAGAGACTTACTTCTGCTAACTGATCAACAGGAACCGGCAGATCAAGAGGAAACAAATTTATGGCACCAGGGTTAAAGCTGAATCCACTGTTTGAGTATGTGACATTATCGTCCATTAGTGATGTATAAGAAAAATTACATATGACAACCATTACAGCGAACTATAAAATAAGGAACTGGCAGAGCACAGTCaacatatttaatttctttAGCATTCGGAAAGATAAAGGATTGAAAGAGAGATCAAAGACAAGGAAAATACAGGAAAAATTACCAGTTGGTCAAAGCCAATCTCCAAATGTATGGAGTGAAGAACTCCTCTGGATGACTCTCTTGTTCATATGAGAAGTGTAACTGAGTGAACAtctgttaaaataaaaatgacatgaatttcaaaataataatttgcAACACTACGAAATCCAAACTCCGAAGTCATTAAGGCTGatgatttaaaaaatttattattgtttACCTTCAACCCTTCACCTCGCCATGTTCTACAATTAAGAATTATGAGTTGAAGGACTTTCTCCACTGACCATTCTCCATCTTGTGTTTGGGCATCCATGCGACTATTGAAAAAATCCAAAACCTGTAAATGCCACAAGTGATATGCAActcaatataaatatatatactaaaacgAGATgcgattttattttcttatttttttctcaaCAAAGAAAAACATAGACAAACCATGTAAATATTTTCAATCAGCTCATTGAAGCGTGGGTGGTTCTTAAATGGTTGAAAAACTTCCTGCCTGTGCATTATAGCATAAACAACctaccataaaaaaaaataaaaaaaacacaacaaGAAATGAGGAATAACACAGCATGTTTTGGAATTGTGCAGATAACAAACATGATTACACCAAAACAACGAATGAAACAATACCTCAGGATTGCGTGGTAAGGCATAAGTCAAAATTGCATTCAAGATTTCAAGGACAATTCTCAGGAAGTCAGTGTAAATATGCAACTCAGCCGACTgcaataagaaaataacttaaTTATGCCAAGGATAAACATGTGCACATATCCAGGTACTACAATACATCTACTTTGAAAAAACAATATCATACAGAAAGACCAAAATGGTTACCAGATCTTCAGCAAGGCTGCCTTGTTCAATTAAGCCACTCTTGCCTATCTTATCATCTATCCGCTCTGCAAGCTTATTGTACCTAAAAAAGTAATATCGCATTTAGGACCAGCAGAAAGATGATCAAAGAGCACTAAAATTAAAAGCATCAGACTCAGATAAAATCAAGATGCTATAGCAAAATCTCAGAAATAAAAGGAACCAAACAGAAGGTTTACATACTTGCGAGAAAGCATGTAGAAGAGGCTAACTAGTCTTTGCGAAGCATATGCACTCAATCGGTGGACATGAGGAGCCATGTTTGCCAAAGTTGCTAGACAAGTTGTATGGAGATAGAGATCCtgtaagaaaattaaaattttgaaggTCTTTTGAGTGGATATCTTCAGCACATACCTATCAAGAAATCAACCTTAATGATATAATTTCTTCCATTAGGTGAATGTGATTAACAACTACCAATAAATAAAAGTTAGTAGTAACACATAGCACAATTTATAAAATGACTGTTCTATAGACTCCCCAAAAGTCAAACTTGCCAACTCAGAAATCATAATTGAACTGGATAAATTATCACCAAAAATACAAGTTATTACAGTTTATTTAACTTTGGAGATATATATTTTGTGATAGGGTATTAGTTATATCTTTCAATTTCACAAGATATTACATGTGAATAGTGCTTAACAACTTTCACGCCATTCATCAACATAGAAGATACACTGCCAATAAATCATATTTACTCTAATTGATTTTTGACCCTGCTCACTGTTATCTCCAGCACAGCATTTAACTTGTTAAAAAATTCGTATGCATTAACTCAAGACATTAAGGTGATACGTGCCATTGCATTTGAATATGATAACTTCAAGAACCAAGACAGATCATCCTCAAACTTTGAAAACTAAGGATTCATCCAAGTCATACCCTTAGCTTAGACAGGTTATATTTCACAGTCCTTATTAGAATTATGACCATTAAGGATCCAAGAGATGtctgatgaagaagatgctCCTGGTACCATGGGACATTAGCCAATATCTGCAAAAATTGACAAACAAAGGGGTCAAGATTATATAAATTCTTAATTTAAGGTACAAATTCCACAGCGTATTTGATTCTTACCATCTTGTGAATGCATGCATTGAAAGAAGAATCCTGACTCAGGATAAGAAGAATAATCAACAAAATGTAAATGTGATTTGATGTCCTCTTCGAAGTATTGTATAATGTCTCCAGAATGGGCATCAACtgtttttattccaaacaacaGATCATTATGAGGCTGCATCTTGCCAATCCCATTGCAAAAGTACATAGGAAACACCAAATCATAATTGACAAGGTAAGAATTTCATTCATCTTTAGAACATAttaacatataaaataaaatccttTTTGACTGCAGAACCCTAAAAGGTGAAGCATGTTTCTCTTTATATAAGATTCTCTTCACATGTaaactatgttgcacggaaacggaaacgggtaaacgttatttctaagaaaaattagctaggAAACCATAATTGAAACGGAAAagaaacggaaacggaaacaGATACGAAACGCGGAAAGGTTAATgaaagagtttccgtgcaacatagcatGTAAATACTAAATAACCGTTCTATTTTATACATTACCACTCCCTACTCCAAAACGAAAACGAAAAcacctctttttctttttctgaaaAGCAGATGTGCATGCTTCATATAACGTAAACCCTAATCACAGTAGACATCTGGCATAGGATAAAGACCAGTATTCATCCACTTCACGGTTCACCAAAAATGAAGCATGACTCTGTTTAGCAAAAATGCTCCTCGTACATAAATGCTAAACAATCATTCATTTTTTCCCTTCTATATTAGTCCACCCTACCCTCTATGCCAAAATCAAGACatccatttttctttttctgaacAATAGATGTGCCTGCTTCATACTATGATAGCAAACTCCACATCA encodes:
- the LOC136216572 gene encoding early light-induced protein 2, chloroplastic-like; its protein translation is MAGATSAILSSPVMRTVSNRGSVSQFLAAPCRPRIVRFSSSVRCMAEGDQVEKQKPLESVSTPPNLKSTPTPTPTPTPKPKAKMSTKFSDILAFSGPAPERINGRLAMIGFVAAVAVELSSGHDLFSQVSDGGVTWFIGSSVLLSLASLIPLLKGVSVESKSDGFMTSDAELWNGRLAMLGLVALAFTEYVKGGAFI